The sequence below is a genomic window from Oreochromis aureus strain Israel breed Guangdong linkage group 12, ZZ_aureus, whole genome shotgun sequence.
GCAGCATTGCCTCTTCACTCCCTGTGTCAGTATGATGCAAAAAATAATGACATAAGATGAGCTGAAACCTGAAATTGATCCATTTGctccattttatttttagttggGCTTCCATTTTTTATCCTTACCCCGAAACACAGCCCTTTCAAACGGGGTTTCTTCTGTAACGATGAGTCCATCACGTACCCGCTCAAAGAGGACACCATATCCTACCAGCTGCTGGGAGGAGTCATGATCCCCTTCACACTGATTGTAGTAAGTCAGGAGTATTCTTCTACAACCAAAGctttttattttgcctttgGTCAACATGTGTGactattttttccccccacttttGATCTTCTTCCTCAGATCGTATGTGGAGAGTGCCTTTCTGTTTACCTGTCGCGCGTCAGGAACCAGTCTTTGGGGACCAAGTATATTTCATGTGTTTACAAAGCTCTGGGGAGCTACGTGTTTGGAGCTGCTGCCAGCCAGTCTCTGACGGACATAGCCAAATACTCCATTGGTCGTTTGAGGCCAAACTTCCTGGCTGTATGCAACCCAGTGTGGGATCGTATCAACTGCAAAGCTGGTGGATACATCGTGAACTTCACCTGCAGAGGGGATGAATTTATGGTGGATGAAGCCAGGTAAAGATCCTGAGCACAAACCAAATGAAACATATTTGATTTAATGTGGTGTGATTGTTGCAGTGGATTTGCCctagattttttttgtactgtttagCATTTGCTGTTTACAAGTGAGATATGAAATACACCCACATTGATAATAATTACTGTGTACAACAGGACAGTTTTAGACAGTGATTATGACAGAAGGACTTTGTTATAAACCAAAAACGTAaaaggctgattttttttttttttctaaattttaatttcttgtttatttgttgtagACTGTCCTTCTACTCTGGTCATTCATCCTTCTCTATGTACTGCATGCTGTTCCTTGTTGTAAGTATATATTGTCTTTAATACAAACTGATTTATTGCGTTGTTAATGTGAgataaaaatgctaaaatttTTGGTATTTGCTCTCTCTTTTGCTACTGTAGCTATACATTCAAGCCAGGCTGAGGTCACAATGGGCGAGGCTTTTGCGTCCCACCA
It includes:
- the LOC116310510 gene encoding phospholipid phosphatase 1; its protein translation is MFESTGIPLIALDVACLILVGLPFFILTPKHSPFKRGFFCNDESITYPLKEDTISYQLLGGVMIPFTLIVIVCGECLSVYLSRVRNQSLGTKYISCVYKALGSYVFGAAASQSLTDIAKYSIGRLRPNFLAVCNPVWDRINCKAGGYIVNFTCRGDEFMVDEARLSFYSGHSSFSMYCMLFLVLYIQARLRSQWARLLRPTIQFFLIATAVYVGLSRVSDYKHHWSDVLAGLLQGGIVAVLTVFCVANFFSQPVEPVVTQEEEASHASLQDNPSNGNHYGTTD